In a genomic window of Flavobacterium sp. KACC 22761:
- a CDS encoding folylpolyglutamate synthase/dihydrofolate synthase family protein produces MNYQETTNWMFNQLPMYQTQGASAYKEDLTNIKLLATHLGNPEKKLKCIHVAGTNGKGSTSHMLASVLQEAGYKVGLYTSPHLKDFRERIKINGEEITEDFVIEFIGKHKSFFEANDMSFFEMSVGLAFDYFASEKTDIAIIEVGLGGRLDATNIITPLVSVITNIGLDHTQFLGNTLEAIAGEKAGIIKPNVPVVIGEYTNETQPVFLAKAKENNAPIYFASDLISEVFPSDLIGDYQFHNKKTVQQTIQILNQTTDFKVSEESLKSGLLNVVKNTGLQGRWQQLGENPKIICDTAHNKHGLAVVMNQLQKETFENLHIVLGVVNDKDLDSILPLFPKKAKYYFCRPDSSRGLSTEILQDTAKKYNLFGEKYDSVEKAFLEAKKNATKNDFIYAGGSTFVVAELPLNIKI; encoded by the coding sequence ATGAACTATCAAGAGACTACAAACTGGATGTTTAATCAGCTTCCAATGTACCAGACGCAGGGCGCTTCTGCTTATAAAGAAGATTTAACCAATATTAAATTACTGGCCACACATCTTGGTAATCCCGAAAAGAAATTAAAATGCATTCACGTTGCTGGAACAAACGGAAAAGGTTCTACTTCGCACATGCTTGCCTCTGTTTTGCAGGAAGCAGGATATAAAGTTGGATTGTACACTTCGCCACATTTAAAAGATTTCAGAGAACGAATCAAAATCAACGGTGAGGAAATTACAGAGGATTTTGTAATTGAATTTATCGGAAAACACAAAAGCTTTTTTGAAGCCAATGATATGAGTTTCTTCGAAATGTCAGTTGGTTTGGCGTTTGATTATTTTGCTTCAGAAAAAACAGATATTGCGATTATCGAAGTTGGTTTGGGTGGACGATTGGACGCTACAAATATTATTACACCTTTGGTTTCTGTTATTACCAATATTGGTTTAGATCACACACAATTTTTAGGAAATACACTTGAAGCAATTGCAGGCGAAAAAGCCGGAATTATAAAACCAAATGTTCCAGTCGTTATTGGCGAATATACCAATGAAACGCAACCTGTATTTTTGGCGAAAGCCAAAGAAAACAACGCCCCGATTTATTTTGCTTCCGATTTGATTTCAGAAGTTTTTCCTTCTGATTTAATTGGCGATTATCAGTTTCATAATAAAAAAACAGTTCAACAAACGATTCAGATTTTAAATCAAACCACCGATTTTAAAGTTTCTGAAGAAAGTCTAAAATCAGGATTATTGAACGTTGTAAAAAACACTGGCCTTCAAGGAAGATGGCAACAGCTTGGAGAAAATCCGAAAATTATCTGCGACACTGCTCACAACAAACACGGTCTTGCTGTTGTTATGAACCAGCTTCAAAAGGAGACTTTTGAAAATTTACATATTGTGTTGGGTGTTGTAAACGACAAAGATCTAGATTCGATTTTACCACTTTTCCCTAAAAAAGCGAAATATTATTTCTGTCGTCCCGATTCTTCGAGGGGATTAAGCACTGAAATTCTGCAAGATACAGCCAAGAAGTACAATTTATTTGGAGAAAAATACGATTCGGTTGAAAAAGCATTTTTGGAGGCAAAGAAAAACGCTACAAAAAATGATTTTATTTATGCAGGTGGCAGTACTTTTGTAGTCGCAGAGTTGCCGTTAAACATAAAAATTTAA